The following are encoded in a window of Diorhabda sublineata isolate icDioSubl1.1 chromosome 5, icDioSubl1.1, whole genome shotgun sequence genomic DNA:
- the LOC130443909 gene encoding putative uncharacterized protein DDB_G0282133, translated as MDLGFDLTLENPKEKAGVFAKLFFGWVVPLIKKGVKQGLQIEDLYKSLKKDKSQNLTDALQVYWEDEVRKSREKKTKPNLMKALFKQFYKEAFIYGFMWFYTNVIIVCLRPIILAELIKLFADKNVADNYEIYVYSVALIIVSFLSTITLHHVIFAMQAIGMRVRIATSSLVYRKVTRLSQRSLGETPAGKVVNILSNDLSRFDLVFPVIHALWVMPFQVLVIFLIIWQQVGLAAVAGVATMVVVTVPIQGFLTKYVANLRDSVSKKTDRRVKIMSEIVSGMQVIKMYAWEKPFEKLVKTTRSKEMKDVNSASILRGIYSSSTVFSDKLSVFATLLTYVLLGNIISADKVFSIAQSFGILQLAMAVVYPLAISTGAEALVSVKRLEDFLALEEKEEEDIVRAPRNTGITVSYADASWTDTGCTLEDINLRIPPGTLCAVVGPVGAGKSSLLQLLIGELAALSGGIEIGGEISYSAQQPWLFQSSVRNNILFGSHFDKNLYKRVVEACALRNDFDQLPHGDRTIVGEKGVSLSGGQRARINLARAVYRKADIYLLDDPLSAVDTHVGKHLFDECVCEFLKGKTRILVTHQLQYLKKADMIIVLNEGVVEAQGTFDELSECNLDFTKMVIAADETDESTEDTNPPSSEAAETFFPIPEEEVRRFSMSSSTKMSLLSISDSEESETTDKITEEKSGDGPNSKPFKNYLKSVKNNTLVVFVIILLLSSQALIIGVDQWLTLWTSEEQIRHSNCTVFIHPNTHPNITNVTIDFIENNHFDGTSLINHGTFHKNNYPTHRNINNSHYYYYRNNGNNENDENTPDKKEETTNNDNNIINNTNNDENEVEKHNDDFPYNENDLNDEHKYFDGSTVNKKNFFDNSNDDIKDNESFINKNDDSTIYYNNLSNDRDNSTRNRRNSFDIGSELGFDSINGGTESWNNYLKGFDNDIDDKYDFIKKEDENDKNLEDFNKNRENGTRNDEGSSRIDGGTTNNPRINYFDNVNKNLDKENESTKDYEDFFKNYVDSTSTEPNFHNINNGSTKSVNNVKKNIDDIDNKYDLIKKEDESIKKSEDFNKNHENGTRNDKGSSSINSGTTNNPRINYFDNDNKNFNKENESTKDNVDFSKNYVDSTSTEPNFYNINNGSTRSVNNVKKHIDDIDNKYDFIKKEDESIEKLEDFNKNHENGTRNDKGSSSINSGTTNNPRINYFDNDNKNFNKENESTKDYEDFFKNYVDSTSTEPNFYNFNNGSTKDVSNWKKNIDDIDNKYNFIKKEDESIKKLEDIDKIHENGTRNDEGSSSINGGTTNNPRINYFDNVNKKFNKENERTKDYEDFFKNYVDSTSTEPNFHNINNGSTKSVNNVKKNIDDIDNKYDFIKKEDESIKKLEDFNKIHENGTRNDKGSSSINSGTTNNPRINYFDNVNKNLDKENESTKDYEDFFKNYVNSTSTEPNFHNINNGSTKSLNNVKKNIDDIDNKYDFIKKEDESIKKLEDIDKIHENGTRNDEGSSSINSGTTNNPRINYFDNVNKNLDKENERTKDYEDFFKNYVNSTSTEPNFHNINNGSTKSVNNVKKNIDDIDNKYDFIKKEDESIKKSEDFNKNHENGTRNDKGSSSINSGTTNNPRINYFDNDNKNFNKENESTKDNVDFSKNYVDSTSTEPNFYNINNGSTRSVNNVKKHIDDIDNKYDFIKKEDESIEKLEDFNKNHENGTRNDEGSSSINSGTTNNPRINYFDNDNKNFNKENESTKDYEDFFKNYVDSTSTEPNFHNINNGSTKSVNNVKKNIDDIDNKYDFIKKEDESIKKLEDFNKIHENGTRNDKGSSSINSGTTNNPRINYFDNVNKNLDKENESTKDYEDFFKNYVNSTSTEPNFHNINNGSTKSLNNVKKNIDDIDNKYDFIKKEDESIKKLEDIDKIHENGTRNDEGSSSINSGTTNNPRINYFDNVNKNLDKENERTKDYEDFFKNYVNSTSTEPNFHNINNGSTKSLNNVKKNIDDIDNKYDFIKKEDESIKKSEDFNKNHENGTRNDKGSSSINSGTTNNPRINYFDNVNKNLDKENESTKDYEDFFKNYVDSTSTEPNFHNINNGSTKSLNNVKKNIDDIDNKYDFIKKEDESIKKLEDIDKIHENGTRNDEGSSSINSGTTNNPRINYFDNVNKNLDKENERTKDYEDFFKNYVNSTSTEPNFHNINNGSTKSLNNVKKNIDDIDNKYDFIKKEDESIKKLEDIDKIHENGTRNDEGSSSINSGTTNNPRINYFDNGNKNFNKENESTKDNMNFFKNYIDSTSTEPNFYIINNGSTKIENNWEKSNNDFNNKYNFTKKEDESFKNIEDFTKNHKNGANSEDSSYSINISSTKNPKNNHFNTFNNNFTKENESTKNDKKFFKNNGYTGSTRSEPSFYNINNSSTINKNNYYSNKNENTKYSEDFFKNHKNGTSTSFHIINNGSTKNDNNHYDNKDEKNIKYSDDFPKNKVNGSRNENNDDGTTKNENNYYNNKENEDTKHNDDFIKDHMNSTNSESSYHHKNGSTLNNSLHFNNKEVGGTKYREDLFKNDYNSTINNKFNNKANEGTKYLKNHMNSTSTEPSYSKNGNNSNKPIIDMFDNQKSTNNSFSNLLNSTDNSTENIIKKIMKKLNIRNILSFITLNFNNMYDYVIIDGSIQRLIKTDSALYIYGTLIILVVLLVLSRTFLYYMSCTMASENLHSTMFNKLLKAPMRFFDTNPSGRILNRFSKDIGCIDEILPRVLLDSVSIFLVMAGILINIVIANPIMIIILIILGSLYLKFRTWYMATAKTLKHLEGIAKSPVFSHVSSTICGIVTIRSSHSEEILINEFDRHQDVHTSAWYLTLACMNAFGLWLDLIVLIFLAIVTFSFVITASFTNVNGSMAGLAISQCMVLTGMLQYGMKQLAEVINNLTSVERVLQYTTLDNEGPFDTPKEKKPKGTWPRRGNIEFNNLYLKYVENEPPVLKNLNMIFKPGEKIGIVGRTGAGKSSLISALFRLAPLEGSILIDRVEIQNLGLTDLRKKISIIPQEPVLFSETLRYNLDPFGEFDDDKIWDALELVELKESVDSLDFMVAEGGANFSLGQRQLICLARAILKDNKILILDEATANVDQRTDSLIQATIRKAFKDCTVLTIAHRLNTIMDSDKVLVMSFGNMVEFDHPHKLLQIEDGYFHKLVMETSPTMAQELKNTAQKAYQKYITDND; from the exons gatttttgacaaaatacgTCGCCAATTTACGCGACAGCGTCTCCAAAAAAACCGATCGAAGAGTGAAAATCATGAGCGAAATAGTATCCGGCATGCAAGTGATCAAAATGTACGCCTGGGAAAAACCATTcgaaaaattagtaaaaacaaCTCGATCCAAGGAAATGAAAGACGTCAATTCGGCTTCGATCCTCAGAGGAATTTACTCCAGCTCCACCGTTTTCTCAGACAAACTATCAGTATTCGCAACTCTCCTAACTTACGTATTACTCG GTAATATCATTTCCGCGGATAAAGTTTTTTCCATAGCTCAATCCTTCGGTATACTCCAACTAGCTATGGCGGTGGTTTATCCCCTGGCCATAAGCACCGGAGCCGAAGCTTTGGTCTCCGTTAAGAGACTCGAAGATTTTCTAGCGctcgaagaaaaagaagaagaagacatcGTGCGCGCACCAAGAAACACCGGAATAACCGTTTCTTACGCGGACGCTTCCTGGACGGACACGGGATGCACTTTGGAGGACATCAATCTGCGTATTCCTCCCGGCACACTGTGCGCTGTAGTAGGTCCGGTGGGGGCGGGGAAAAGTTCGTTATTACAA TTGTTAATAGGGGAATTGGCAGCTCTATCCGGCGGTATCGAGATCGGGGGGGAAATATCTTACAGCGCGCAACAGCCGTGGCTTTTCCAATCGTCCGTGAGGAACAACATCCTGTTCGGTAGCCATTTCGATAAGAATTTGTATAAGAGGGTGGTTGAGGCGTGCGCCTTGAGGAATGACTTCGACCAGCTGCCTCACGGCGACAGAACCATCGTGG GCGAAAAAGGGGTGTCTTTGAGCGGAGGACAAAGGGCTCGGATCAATCTAGCCAGAGCTGTGTATAGGAAAGCGGATATTTATCTGCTGGACGATCCTCTGTCTGCGGTTGATACCCACGTCGGGAAACATCTGTTCGATGAGTGCGTCTGTGAGTTTTTGAAAGGAAAAACGAGGATCCTGGTGACGCATCAATTGCAGTACTTGAAAAAAGCGGATATGATTATAGTCCTTAATGAG GGTGTAGTTGAAGCGCAAGGTACTTTCGATGAATTATCCGAATGTAATTTGGATTTTACGAAAATGGTAATAGCCGCCGACGAAACCGACGAAAGCACCGAAGATACCAATCCTCCAAGCTCGGAAGCAGCCGaaactttttttccaatacCAGAAGAAGAAGTTAGAAGATTTTCCATGAGTTCTAGTACGAAAATGTCTCTTTTATCAATATCTGAC AGTGAAGAATCTGAAACAACCGATAAAATAACCGAGGAGAAATCGGGCGATGGGCCTAACAGTAAAccgttcaaaaattatttaaaatccgttaaaaataatactttagttgtttttgttataattttattattatcttcgCAAGCGTTGATAATTGGAGTCGACCAATGGCTCACACTTTg gACTTCGGAGGAACAAATCCGTCATTCCAACTGTACCGTATTCATACATCCAAACACGCATCCCAATATTACGAATGTCACAatcgattttattgaaaacaaccATTTTGATGGTACTTCCCTTATAAATCATGGTACTTTCCATAAAAATAACTACCCTACCCatagaaatatcaataatagCCATTATTACTATTATAGAAATAATGGTAATAacgaaaatgatgaaaatacaccagataaaaaagaagaaactactAACAATGAtaataacattataaataaCACTAATAACGATGAGAATGAAGTGGAAAAACATAATGACGATTTTCCTTATAACGAAAACGATTTAAATGATGAACATAAGTACTTCGATGGTAGTAccgtgaacaaaaaaaatttcttcgatAATTCTAACGATGATATTAAAGATAATgaaagttttattaataaaaatgatgatagtaccatctattataataatttgagcAATGATCGTGATAATAGTACCAGAAACAGACGTAATTCGTTTGATATTGGAAGTGAACTTGGTTTTGACAGTATCAATGGTGGTACCGAAAGTTGGAACAATTATTTGAAAGGATTTGATAACGATATTGAtgataaatatgattttatcaaaaaagaagacgaaaatgataaaaacttggaagattttaacaaaaatcgtGAAAATGGTACCAGAAATGACGAGGGTTCATCTCGTATCGATGGTGGTACTACCAACAACCCgcgaatcaattattttgataacgttaacaaaaatttggataaagaaaatgaaagtaccaaagattatgaagattttttcaaaaattatgtcgATAGTACCAGCACAGAACCTAATTTCCACAACATTAATAATGGTAGTACCAAAAGCGTGAACaatgtgaagaaaaatattgacgatattgataataaatatgatttaatcaaaaaagaagacgaaagtattaaaaaatcagaagattttaacaaaaatcatGAGAATGGTACCAGAAACGACAAGGGTTCATCTAGTATCAATAGTGGTACTACCAATAACCCgcgaatcaattattttgataacgataacaaaaattttaataaagaaaatgaaagtaCCAAAGATAatgtagatttttcaaaaaattacgtCGATAGTACCAGCACAGAACCTAATTTCTACAACATTAATAATGGTAGTACCAGAAGCGTGAACAATGTCAAGAAACATATTGacgatattgataataaatatgattttatcaaaaaagaagacgaaagtattgaaaaattagaagattttaacaaaaatcatGAGAATGGTACCAGAAACGACAAGGGTTCTTCTAGTATCAATAGTGGTACTACCAACAACCCgcgaatcaattattttgataacgataacaaaaattttaataaagaaaatgaaagtaccaaagattatgaagattttttcaaaaattatgtcgATAGTACCAGCACAGAACCTAATTTCTACAATTTCAATAATGGTAGTACCAAAGACGTAAGCAATTGGAAGAAGAATATTGACGATATTGataataagtataattttatcaaaaaagaagacgaaagtattaaaaaattagaagatattgataaaattcatgAGAATGGTACCAGAAACGACGAGGGGTCATCTAGTATCAATGGTGGTACTACCAACAACCCgcgaatcaattattttgataacgttaacaaaaaatttaataaagaaaatgaaagaaccaaagattatgaagattttttcaaaaattatgtcgATAGTACCAGCACAGAACCTAATTTCCACAACATTAATAATGGTAGTACCAAAAGCGTGAACaatgtgaagaaaaatattgacgatattgataataaatatgattttatcaaaaaagaagacgaaagtattaaaaaattagaagattttaataaaattcatgaGAATGGTACCAGAAACGACAAGGGTTCATCTAGTATCAATAGTGGTACTACCAATAACCCgcgaatcaattattttgataacgttaacaaaaatttggataaagaaaatgaaagtaccaaagattatgaagattttttcaaaaattatgtcaatagTACCAGCACAGAACCTAATTTCCACAACATTAATAATGGTAGTACCAAAAGCCTGAACaatgtgaagaaaaatattgacgatattgataataaatatgattttatcaaaaaagaagacgaaagtattaaaaaattagaagataTAGATAAAATTCATGAGAATGGTACCAGAAACGACGAGGGGTCATCTAGTATCAATAGTGGTACTACCAACAACCCgcgaatcaattattttgataacgttaacaaaaatttggataaagaaaatgaaagaaccaaagattatgaagattttttcaaaaattatgtcaatagTACCAGCACAGAACCTAATTTCCACAACATTAATAATGGTAGTACCAAAAGCGTGAACaatgtgaagaaaaatattgacgatattgataataaatatgattttatcaaaaaagaagacgaaagtattaaaaaatcagaagattttaacaaaaatcatGAGAATGGTACCAGAAACGACAAGGGTTCATCTAGTATCAATAGTGGTACTACCAATAACCCgcgaatcaattattttgataacgataacaaaaattttaataaagaaaatgaaagtaCCAAAGATAatgtagatttttcaaaaaattacgtCGATAGTACCAGCACAGAACCTAATTTCTACAACATTAATAATGGTAGTACCAGAAGCGTGAACAATGTCAAGAAACATATTGacgatattgataataaatatgattttatcaaaaaagaagacgaaagtattgaaaaattagaagattttaacaaaaatcatGAGAATGGTACCAGAAACGACGAGGGTTCTTCTAGTATCAATAGTGGTACTACCAACAACCCgcgaatcaattattttgataacgataacaaaaattttaataaagaaaatgaaagtaccaaagattatgaagattttttcaaaaattatgtcgATAGTACCAGCACAGAACCTAATTTCCACAACATTAATAATGGTAGTACCAAAAGCGTGAACaatgtgaagaaaaatattgacgatattgataataaatatgattttatcaaaaaagaagacgaaagtattaaaaaattagaagattttaataaaattcatgaGAATGGTACCAGAAACGACAAGGGTTCATCTAGTATCAATAGTGGTACTACCAATAACCCgcgaatcaattattttgataacgttaacaaaaatttggataaagaaaatgaaagtaccaaagattatgaagattttttcaaaaattatgtcaatagTACCAGCACAGAACCTAATTTCCACAACATTAATAATGGTAGTACCAAAAGCCTGAACaatgtgaagaaaaatattgacgatattgataataaatatgattttatcaaaaaagaagacgaaagtattaaaaaattagaagataTAGATAAAATTCATGAGAATGGTACCAGAAACGACGAGGGGTCATCTAGTATCAATAGTGGTACTACCAACAACCCgcgaatcaattattttgataacgttaacaaaaatttggataaagaaaatgaaagaaccaaagattatgaagattttttcaaaaattatgtcaatagTACCAGCACAGAACCTAATTTCCACAACATTAATAATGGTAGTACCAAAAGCCTGAACaatgtgaagaaaaatattgacgatattgataataaatatgattttatcaaaaaagaagacgaaagtattaaaaaatcagaagattttaacaaaaatcatGAGAATGGTACCAGAAACGACAAGGGTTCATCTAGTATCAATAGTGGTACTACCAATAACCCgcgaatcaattattttgataacgttaacaaaaatttggataaagaaaatgaaagtaccaaagattatgaagattttttcaaaaattatgtcgATAGTACCAGCACAGAACCTAATTTCCACAACATTAATAATGGTAGTACCAAAAGCCTGAACaatgtgaagaaaaatattgacgatattgataataaatatgattttatcaaaaaagaagacgaaagtattaaaaaattagaagataTAGATAAAATTCATGAGAATGGTACCAGAAACGACGAGGGGTCATCTAGTATCAATAGTGGTACTACCAACAACCCgcgaatcaattattttgataacgttaacaaaaatttggataaagaaaatgaaagaaccaaagattatgaagattttttcaaaaattatgtcaatagTACCAGCACAGAACCTAATTTCCACAACATTAATAATGGTAGTACCAAAAGCCTGAACaatgtgaagaaaaatattgacgatattgataataaatatgattttatcaaaaaagaagacgaaagtattaaaaaattagaagataTAGATAAAATTCATGAGAATGGTACCAGAAACGACGAGGGGTCATCTAGTATCAATAGTGGTACTACCAATAACCCgcgaatcaattattttgataacggtaacaaaaattttaataaagaaaatgaaagtaccaaagataatatgaattttttcaaaaattatatcgaTAGTACCAGCACCGAACCTAATTTCTACATCATTAATAATGGTAGTAccaaaatcgaaaataattggGAGAAATCTAATaacgattttaataataaatataattttaccaaaaaagaagacgaaagttttaaaaacattgaagattTCACTAAAAATCATAAGAATGGTGCCAATAGTGAAGATAGTTCTTATAGCATCAACATTAGTAGTACCAAAAACCCCAAAAACAATCATTTTAATACCTTCAACAACAATTTTACCAAAGAAAATGAAAGTACAAAAAACgataagaaatttttcaaaaataatggaTATACAGGTAGTACCAGATCTGAACCTAGTTTCTACAACATTAATAATAGTAGTACCATAAACAAGAACAATTATTATAGTAACAAAAACGAAAATACCAAATACAGTGAAGATTTCTTCAAAAATCACAAGAATGGTACCAGTACCAGTTTCCACATTATAAATAATGGTAGTACCAAAAACGACAACAATCATTATGACAACAAagacgaaaaaaatattaaatacagtGACGACTTTCCCAAAAATAAAGTCAATGGaagtagaaatgaaaataatgatgatgGTACTACCAAAAAcgagaataattattataataacaaagAAAACGAAGATACCAAACACAATGATGATTTCATCAAAGATCATATGAATAGTACCAACAGTGAATCTAGTTACCACCATAAAAATGGTAGTACCTTGAACAATAGTCTTCATTTTAACAACAAAGAAGTCGGTGGTACCAAATACCGTGaagatttgtttaaaaatgacTACAACAGTACTATCAACaacaaatttaataacaaagCAAATGAAGGTACCaaatacctcaaaaatcatATGAATAGTACCAGTACTGAACCAAGTTACTCCAAAAATGGAAACAACTCTAATAAGCCTATCATCGACATGTTTGATAACCAAAAATCCACCAATAACAGTTTTTCGAATCTTCTCAATAGTACCGATAATAGTacagaaaatatcattaaaaaaatcatgaaaaaactaaatattcgTAATATTTTATCCTTCATTACATTAAATTTCAACAACATGTACGACTATGTCATAATAGACGGTTCTATACAGAGGCTGATCAAAACTGATTCGGCTCTATACATTTACGGTACTTTAATAATTCTAGTGGTACTGTTAGTATTAAGtagaacatttttatattatatgtcGTGTACTATGGCTTCGGAAAATTTGCATTCGACcatgttcaataaattattgaaagcTCCGATGAGATTTTTCGACACCAACCCGAGCGGAAGGATTTTGAACAGATTTTCGAAAGATATTGGGTGCATAGACGAAATTTTACCGAGGGTACTACTGGATTCGGTTTCG atTTTCCTTGTTATGGCGggaatattgataaatatcgTTATAGCAAATccaattatgataataattctCATTATACTTGgaagtttatatttaaaattcagAACATGGTATATGGCGACTGCCAAAACTCTTAAGCATTTAGAAGGAATCG CGAAATCCCCTGTATTTTCCCATGTGAGTTCTACTATTTGCGGAATAGTTACTATAAGATCGTCCCATTCagaagaaattttgataaatgaattCGATCGACATCAG gatgtccatACTTCGGCGTGGTATTTAACGTTGGCATGTATGAACGCGTTTGGTTTATGGCTCGACTTGATTGTACTAATTTTTTTGGCTATAGTTACCTTTAGCTTCGTAATTACAGCATCTt TCACAAATGTTAATGGTAGCATGGCAGGTTTGGCAATATCGCAATGTATGGTACTAACCGGTATGTTACAATATGGAATGAAACAACTGGCagaagttataaataatttaacaagCGTAGAAAGGGTTCTGCAATATACCACTCTAGATAACGAAGGGCCGTTCGATACACCAAAAG agaaaaaacCAAAAGGTACTTGGCCTAGAAGGGGAAATATAGAATTCAATAACCTCTATTTGAAATATGTCGAGAACGAACCACcggttttgaaaaatttgaatatgataTTCAAACCTGGAGAAAAG ATTGGTATAGTAGGACGAACCGGAGCCGGAAAATCTTCTCTAATTTCCGCTCTATTCCGATTAGCTCCATTGGAAGGTTCTATCCTGATAGATAGAGTCGAAATACAAAATTTAGGTCTGACGGATTTGCGGAAGAAGATTTCCATAATTCCCCAAGAACCGGTTTTGTTTTCCGAAACTCTACGATACAATTTGGATCCTTTCGGCGAATTCGACGACGACAAGATCTGGGACGCGCTGGAATTG GTCGAGTTGAAAGAAAGCGTGGATTCTTTGGATTTCATGGTAGCGGAAGGCGGCGCCAATTTCAGTCTTGGCCAAAGGCAATTGATCTGTTTGGCGAGAGCTATTTTGAAAGACAATAAAATCTTGATACTGGACGAAGCTACAGCCAACGTAGATCAAAG AACCGATTCTTTGATCCAAGCGACGATACGCAAAGCGTTCAAAGACTGCACGGTACTGACCATAGCGCACAGATTGAACACCATCATGGATTCCGATAAAGTTTTGGTGATGAGTTTCGGTAACATGGTGGAATTCGATCATCCCCATAAACTTCTACAAATCGAAGACGGTTATTTCCATAAATTGGTGATGGAAACGAGTCCAACTATGGCGCAAGAACTCAAAAATACTGCTCAGAAGGCTTACCAAAAATATATCACAGATAACGATTGA